From Pseudomonas sp. B21-028, one genomic window encodes:
- a CDS encoding glucan biosynthesis protein produces the protein MSAKRLKSALVAGSALLCLLGAGQLWAFSLDDVSAKAKELAGQKFEAPRSNLPNEFRDMKFGDYQKIRFRTEKAEWADQKTPFRLSFYHQGMHFDTPVKINEITATNVEEIKYDPTRFDFGDVQFDPKSTEQLGYAGFRVLYPINKADKQDEIMTMLGASYFRVIGKGQTYGLSARGMAIDTALPSGEEFPRFREFWIQRPKPTDKHLVIFALLDSPRATGAYRLTLRPGTDTVVDVKARMFLRDRVNKLGVAPLTSMFLFGANQPSKVLNYRRELHDSSGLSIHAGNGEWIWRPLNNPKHLAVSNFSVENPRGFGLLQRGRDFSHYEDLDDRYDKRPSAWIEPKGDWGKGSVDLVEIPTADETNDNIVAFWSPEKLPEPGQPLDFGYRLHWTLDEASLHSPDSAWVKQTLRSTGDVKQSNLIRQPDGSVAYLVDFEGPSLQALPEDAEVRSQVSVGNNAEVVENSVRYNPETKGWRLTLRLKIKDAKQATEMRAALVRPLTPVEAPAASHSVTATLAKADKIAKQQGEKEAEKAKEQAKEEAKAVKASDAAEATPTPQEPEPTEQVLTETWSYQLPADE, from the coding sequence ATGTCTGCCAAACGGTTGAAAAGCGCTCTGGTAGCGGGCTCGGCGCTGTTGTGCCTGCTCGGTGCGGGCCAACTGTGGGCATTCAGCCTGGATGATGTATCGGCGAAGGCTAAAGAGCTGGCCGGGCAAAAATTCGAAGCCCCGCGCAGCAACCTGCCGAACGAATTTCGCGACATGAAATTCGGCGACTATCAGAAAATCCGTTTCCGCACCGAAAAAGCCGAATGGGCCGACCAGAAGACACCGTTCAGGCTGTCGTTCTATCACCAGGGCATGCACTTCGATACGCCGGTGAAAATCAACGAAATCACCGCGACCAACGTCGAAGAGATCAAGTACGACCCGACGCGCTTCGATTTCGGCGACGTCCAGTTCGATCCAAAGTCCACCGAGCAATTGGGCTACGCGGGTTTCCGCGTGCTGTACCCGATCAACAAGGCCGACAAGCAGGACGAAATCATGACCATGCTGGGCGCGAGCTATTTCCGCGTCATCGGCAAGGGCCAGACCTACGGCTTGTCCGCCCGCGGCATGGCGATCGACACCGCGTTGCCGTCCGGTGAAGAATTCCCACGGTTTCGCGAGTTCTGGATCCAGCGCCCGAAACCGACCGACAAGCACCTGGTGATCTTCGCCCTGCTGGATTCGCCTCGGGCCACCGGCGCCTACCGCCTGACCCTGCGTCCGGGTACCGACACTGTCGTCGACGTGAAGGCGCGCATGTTCCTGCGCGACCGTGTCAACAAGCTGGGCGTTGCCCCGCTGACCAGCATGTTCCTGTTTGGCGCCAACCAGCCGTCCAAGGTGCTGAACTACCGCCGCGAGCTGCACGACTCCAGCGGCCTGTCGATCCATGCCGGCAACGGCGAGTGGATCTGGCGTCCGCTGAACAACCCGAAACACCTGGCCGTAAGCAATTTCTCGGTGGAAAACCCACGTGGTTTCGGCCTGCTGCAACGTGGTCGTGACTTCAGTCACTACGAAGACCTGGACGACCGCTACGACAAGCGTCCAAGCGCCTGGATCGAACCGAAAGGCGACTGGGGCAAGGGTTCTGTCGATCTGGTGGAAATCCCGACCGCCGATGAAACCAACGACAATATCGTTGCCTTCTGGAGCCCGGAAAAACTGCCTGAGCCCGGCCAGCCGCTGGATTTCGGCTACCGCCTGCACTGGACCCTCGACGAAGCCAGCCTGCACTCGCCTGACAGTGCCTGGGTCAAGCAGACCCTGCGTTCCACCGGTGACGTGAAGCAATCCAACCTGATTCGCCAGCCGGACGGCAGCGTGGCCTATCTGGTGGATTTCGAAGGCCCATCCCTGCAGGCATTGCCGGAAGACGCCGAAGTGCGTAGCCAGGTCAGCGTCGGCAATAACGCCGAGGTCGTCGAGAACAGCGTGCGCTACAACCCTGAAACCAAGGGCTGGCGCCTGACCTTGCGCTTGAAGATCAAGGATGCGAAGCAGGCCACCGAAATGCGCGCCGCGCTGGTTCGTCCGTTGACGCCTGTCGAAGCGCCAGCCGCGTCGCACTCCGTGACCGCCACACTGGCCAAAGCCGACAAGATCGCCAAGCAGCAAGGCGAAAAAGAAGCAGAGAAAGCAAAAGAACAAGCCAAAGAAGAAGCCAAGGCCGTCAAGGCATCCGACGCTGCTGAGGCGACCCCAACCCCGCAGGAACCGGAACCGACTGAACAAGTCCTGACCGAGACCTGGAGCTATCAGTTGCCAGCCGATGAGTAA
- the mdoH gene encoding glucans biosynthesis glucosyltransferase MdoH: MSNTPVPPETLREYLAHLPMTDQQRAELAGCQSFSELHERLSSSTFDAPTEAAQASVGRRLVLSTAEELEDAEMLGLDSSGRVRLKATPPIRRTKVVPEPWRTNILVRGWRRMTGRTNPPKPPKDERVLPHARWRTVGSIRRYILLILMLGQTIVAGWYMKGIMPYQGWSFVDLDEVLHQPLLQTATQVLPYALQTSILIMFGILFCWVSAGFWTALMGFLELLTGHDKYRISGASAGNEPIPKDARTALVMPICNEDVPRVFAGLRATFESVKATGDLDRFDFFVLSDSNETDICVAEQQAWLDVCREAGGLGKIFYRRRRRRVKRKSGNLDDFCRRWGSDYKYMVVLDADSVMSGECLTSLVRLMEATPDAGIIQTAPKASGMDTLYARMQQFATRVYGPLFTAGLHFWQLGESHYWGHNAIIRMKPFIEHCALAPLPGKGAFAGAILSHDFVEAALMRRAGWGVWIAYDLPGSYEELPPNLLDELKRDRRWCHGNLMNFRLFLVKGMHPVHRAVFLTGVMSYLSAPLWFFFLVLSTALLAVNTLMEPQYFLEPRQLYPLWPQWHPEKAIALFSTTIVLLFLPKLLSIVLIWAKGAKEFGGKFKVTVSMLLEMLFSMLLAPVRMIFHTRFVLAAFLGWAATWNSPQRDDDSTPWSEAVKRHGPQTLLGFFWALLVIWLNPSFLWWLVPIVGSLMLSIPVSVISSRVGLGLKSRDESLFLIPEEYSPPQELVSTDQYTHENRWHALNDGFIRAVVDPQQNALAYALATSRHGQAEPIEWLRVERVRHALKVGPSELNNGERLALLSDPVALSRLHEQIWSEGHPEWLAAWRASVKADPHAPLLPLQPVSAQTQVA, translated from the coding sequence ATGAGTAATACGCCAGTACCGCCAGAGACGCTCAGAGAATATCTGGCCCATTTGCCCATGACCGACCAGCAGCGCGCCGAGTTGGCGGGCTGCCAGTCCTTCAGCGAATTGCATGAACGTCTTTCGTCTTCGACCTTCGACGCTCCCACCGAGGCGGCGCAAGCCTCGGTGGGGCGTCGCCTGGTCCTGAGCACTGCCGAAGAGCTCGAGGATGCAGAGATGCTGGGGCTCGACTCCAGCGGTCGCGTGCGCCTGAAAGCCACGCCGCCGATTCGGCGGACCAAAGTCGTGCCGGAGCCATGGCGCACCAACATCCTGGTGCGCGGCTGGCGACGGATGACCGGCCGTACCAACCCGCCGAAGCCGCCCAAGGATGAGCGGGTGCTGCCCCATGCCCGCTGGCGAACCGTGGGTTCGATCCGTCGTTACATCCTGCTGATACTCATGCTCGGTCAGACCATCGTTGCCGGCTGGTACATGAAAGGCATCATGCCGTATCAAGGCTGGTCGTTCGTGGACCTGGATGAAGTCCTGCACCAGCCGTTGCTGCAGACGGCCACGCAAGTGCTGCCGTACGCCCTGCAAACCAGCATCCTGATCATGTTCGGGATCCTGTTCTGTTGGGTATCGGCCGGTTTCTGGACGGCGCTGATGGGCTTTCTGGAATTGCTCACCGGTCACGACAAGTACCGCATTTCCGGCGCCAGCGCCGGCAACGAACCGATCCCCAAGGACGCCCGCACCGCCCTGGTGATGCCGATCTGCAACGAAGACGTACCCCGTGTGTTCGCCGGCTTGCGCGCGACCTTCGAGTCGGTGAAGGCCACCGGTGACCTGGATCGTTTCGACTTCTTTGTGCTCAGCGACAGTAACGAGACCGATATCTGCGTCGCCGAACAGCAGGCCTGGCTGGACGTCTGCCGTGAAGCCGGTGGCCTGGGCAAGATCTTCTATCGTCGCCGCCGTCGTCGCGTGAAGCGCAAGAGCGGCAACCTCGACGACTTCTGCCGTCGTTGGGGCAGCGACTACAAGTACATGGTCGTGCTCGACGCCGACAGCGTCATGAGCGGCGAGTGCCTGACCAGCCTGGTGCGCCTGATGGAAGCCACGCCGGACGCGGGCATCATCCAGACCGCGCCAAAGGCCTCGGGCATGGACACGCTGTATGCGCGCATGCAGCAATTCGCCACCCGGGTGTACGGTCCGCTGTTCACCGCCGGCCTGCACTTCTGGCAGTTGGGGGAATCCCACTACTGGGGCCACAACGCGATCATTCGCATGAAGCCGTTCATCGAGCACTGCGCCCTGGCGCCGCTGCCGGGCAAAGGCGCATTCGCCGGTGCGATCCTGTCCCACGACTTCGTCGAAGCCGCGCTGATGCGCCGTGCCGGCTGGGGCGTGTGGATTGCCTATGACCTGCCGGGCAGCTACGAAGAATTGCCGCCGAACCTGCTGGACGAGCTCAAGCGTGACCGTCGCTGGTGTCACGGCAACCTGATGAACTTCCGGCTGTTCCTGGTCAAGGGCATGCACCCGGTGCACCGTGCGGTGTTCCTGACCGGGGTGATGTCCTACCTGTCGGCGCCCTTGTGGTTCTTCTTCCTGGTGCTGTCCACTGCGCTGCTGGCGGTGAACACACTGATGGAGCCGCAGTACTTCCTCGAGCCGCGCCAGCTGTATCCGCTCTGGCCGCAATGGCATCCGGAGAAGGCCATCGCCCTGTTCTCGACCACGATCGTGCTGCTGTTCCTGCCCAAGCTGTTGAGCATCGTCCTGATCTGGGCAAAAGGTGCGAAGGAGTTCGGTGGCAAGTTCAAGGTGACGGTATCGATGCTGCTGGAGATGTTGTTCTCCATGCTGCTGGCGCCGGTGCGGATGATTTTCCACACCCGTTTCGTGCTCGCCGCGTTCCTGGGCTGGGCCGCCACCTGGAACTCGCCGCAACGTGACGACGACTCGACGCCCTGGAGCGAAGCGGTCAAGCGCCACGGCCCGCAGACCCTGCTGGGCTTCTTCTGGGCACTGCTGGTGATCTGGTTGAACCCCAGCTTCCTGTGGTGGCTGGTGCCGATCGTCGGTTCGCTGATGCTGTCGATCCCGGTGTCGGTGATCTCCAGCCGTGTGGGCCTGGGCTTGAAGTCCCGTGATGAAAGCCTGTTCCTGATCCCTGAGGAATACTCGCCACCACAAGAGCTGGTGTCGACCGACCAGTACACCCACGAGAACCGCTGGCACGCCTTGAACGACGGCTTCATTCGCGCGGTGGTCGACCCTCAGCAAAACGCCCTGGCGTATGCGTTGGCGACGTCCCGACACGGCCAGGCCGAGCCGATCGAATGGCTGCGGGTCGAACGTGTTCGTCATGCCTTGAAGGTCGGCCCAAGCGAACTCAACAACGGCGAGCGACTGGCGCTGCTGAGCGATCCGGTGGCCCTGTCCCGACTGCACGAGCAGATCTGGAGCGAAGGCCATCCCGAATGGCTGGCGGCATGGCGCGCATCGGTCAAGGCCGATCCCCATGCACCGCTGCTGCCGCTTCAGCCGGTGAGTGCACAGACTCAAGTGGCCTGA
- a CDS encoding DUF6124 family protein has translation MFKVTPNPPETNPASSYTGLDPEKLQEATERALDFYLKPKHAEPEKAPPPGQLFTVVDDIDTECLLANLSETLASANVMASDLAFELEGSRRHFALGLQQLIELSGLLANRALDRVDPRAEAE, from the coding sequence ATGTTCAAGGTCACACCCAATCCTCCAGAAACAAACCCTGCGTCTTCCTACACCGGTCTCGACCCCGAAAAACTCCAGGAAGCTACCGAGCGGGCATTGGATTTCTACCTGAAACCGAAACACGCGGAACCCGAGAAAGCACCACCCCCTGGCCAGCTCTTCACCGTTGTGGACGACATCGACACCGAATGCCTGTTGGCCAACCTCAGCGAAACCCTGGCTTCGGCCAATGTCATGGCCAGCGACCTGGCGTTCGAGCTGGAAGGCTCGCGACGGCATTTTGCCTTGGGCCTTCAGCAGTTGATTGAGTTGAGTGGTTTGCTGGCGAATCGGGCGCTGGATCGGGTCGACCCACGAGCTGAAGCCGAGTGA
- a CDS encoding methyl-accepting chemotaxis protein, with the protein MVVSLRGLVGGIRDGVIQIASAAEQLSAVTEQTSAGVNSQKVETDQVATAMHEMTATVQDVARNAEEASEAALAADQQAREGERVVGEAIAQIERLANEVGNSTEAMGHLKHESDKIGSVLDVIKSVAQQTNLLALNAAIEAARAGEAGRGFAVVADEVRSLAQRTQKSTEEIEELILGLQSGTEKVATIMDNSRSLTDSSVELTRRAGSSLENITRTVSAIQSMNQQIAAAAEQQSATAEEINRSVLNVRDVSEQTSAASEETAASSAELARLGVHLQTLVGQFKV; encoded by the coding sequence ATGGTCGTCAGCCTTCGGGGGCTGGTCGGCGGGATCAGAGACGGTGTGATCCAGATTGCCAGCGCCGCCGAACAGCTTTCGGCCGTGACCGAACAAACCAGCGCCGGGGTGAACAGCCAGAAGGTCGAGACCGATCAGGTCGCCACCGCCATGCACGAAATGACCGCCACGGTGCAGGATGTGGCCCGCAACGCCGAAGAAGCCTCCGAAGCCGCCCTCGCCGCCGACCAGCAGGCTCGCGAAGGCGAGCGAGTGGTCGGCGAAGCCATCGCCCAGATCGAGCGCCTGGCCAACGAAGTCGGCAACTCCACCGAAGCGATGGGCCATCTCAAGCACGAGAGCGACAAGATCGGCAGCGTGCTGGACGTAATCAAGTCCGTGGCCCAGCAAACCAACCTGCTGGCGCTCAACGCCGCTATCGAAGCCGCCCGCGCCGGTGAAGCCGGACGTGGTTTCGCCGTGGTCGCCGACGAGGTCCGCAGCCTGGCCCAACGCACTCAGAAATCCACCGAAGAGATCGAAGAACTCATCCTCGGGCTGCAAAGCGGAACCGAAAAGGTTGCGACCATCATGGACAACAGCCGCAGCCTGACCGACAGCAGCGTCGAACTCACCCGCCGGGCCGGCAGTTCCCTGGAAAACATCACCCGCACGGTCTCGGCCATCCAGTCGATGAACCAGCAGATCGCCGCCGCCGCCGAACAGCAGAGCGCCACGGCCGAAGAGATCAACCGCAGCGTGCTGAACGTGCGCGACGTCTCCGAACAGACCTCGGCCGCCAGCGAAGAAACCGCCGCGTCCAGCGCCGAACTGGCACGCCTCGGTGTTCATCTGCAGACGTTGGTGGGGCAGTTCAAGGTCTAG
- a CDS encoding methyl-accepting chemotaxis protein → MFRWFTQALGNVSVNRKLGFGFGLVLFLTLMIAFTGWSGLGNVINRGDKLGFIASLNDLSKDLSLASGDYNATRGEKGPQTVNELLGKLEAGLKTARQLLEQSADVAMIDKQLAAVAEYKSAFAEMTRATVSREDARGKLGASADNAVARVAEVEKSLLQGGDVTSFNSVVTLSKAVQQARYQVRGYTYSGKSEAQQPALEAIDAVLKLLARLPDQLPQEHAANLQQASDSFNLYRAAVAQFRDSQIENGAAFQRMNEQGQVLIDSNQKLTVSQTAKRDHDVAQAETVLIAAAALALLFGVIAALFITRQIVLPLGQTLLVAERVAAGDLSHNLNSERRDEMGQLQRAMHSMTVSLRQLIGGISEGVTQIASAAEQLSAVTEQTSAGVNSQKVETDQVATAMHEMTATVQEVARNAEEASEAALAADQQAREGERVVGEAIAQIERLANEVGNSTAAMGDLKRESDKIGSVLDVIKSVAQQTNLLALNAAIEAARAGEAGRGFAVVADEVRSLAQRTQKSTEEIEELIVGLQNGTEQVATIMDNSRGLTDSSVELTRRAGDSLENITRTVSAIQSMNQQIAAAAEQQSATAEEINRSVLNVRDVSEQTSAASEETASSSAELARLGIHLQTLVGRFKV, encoded by the coding sequence ATGTTCCGGTGGTTTACTCAGGCTCTGGGAAACGTAAGCGTCAATCGCAAACTCGGCTTCGGCTTCGGCCTGGTGTTGTTTCTCACCTTGATGATCGCCTTCACCGGCTGGTCCGGCTTGGGCAATGTCATCAATCGGGGCGACAAGCTGGGATTCATTGCCAGTCTGAACGACTTGAGCAAGGACTTGAGCCTGGCGAGCGGCGATTACAATGCCACGCGGGGCGAGAAAGGTCCGCAAACCGTCAACGAGCTGCTGGGCAAACTTGAAGCCGGGTTGAAGACCGCTCGCCAGTTGCTCGAACAGTCGGCCGATGTGGCCATGATCGATAAGCAACTGGCCGCCGTGGCCGAATACAAAAGCGCCTTTGCCGAAATGACCCGCGCCACCGTCAGCCGTGAAGATGCCCGCGGCAAGCTCGGCGCCAGCGCCGACAATGCCGTGGCCCGAGTGGCCGAGGTGGAGAAATCGCTGTTGCAAGGCGGTGACGTCACCTCGTTCAACAGCGTGGTGACCTTGAGCAAAGCGGTCCAGCAAGCGCGTTACCAGGTTCGCGGCTACACCTACAGCGGCAAGAGCGAAGCCCAGCAGCCGGCCCTCGAGGCCATCGATGCCGTGCTCAAGCTGCTGGCACGGCTGCCGGACCAACTGCCCCAGGAACATGCCGCCAACCTGCAACAGGCTAGCGATTCGTTCAATCTGTACCGCGCGGCGGTCGCGCAGTTCCGTGACTCGCAGATCGAGAACGGTGCCGCTTTCCAGCGCATGAACGAGCAAGGCCAGGTGCTGATCGACTCCAACCAGAAGCTGACCGTATCCCAGACAGCCAAGCGTGACCACGACGTTGCCCAGGCCGAAACCGTCCTGATCGCTGCCGCCGCGCTGGCCCTGTTGTTCGGCGTCATTGCCGCTCTATTCATCACTCGGCAGATCGTCCTCCCGCTCGGCCAGACCCTGCTGGTCGCCGAACGGGTAGCCGCTGGCGACCTGAGCCACAACCTGAACTCCGAGCGTCGCGACGAGATGGGCCAACTGCAACGCGCCATGCACAGCATGACCGTGAGCCTGCGGCAGTTGATCGGTGGCATCAGCGAAGGCGTTACCCAGATCGCCAGCGCCGCTGAACAGCTTTCCGCCGTGACCGAGCAGACCAGCGCCGGGGTCAACAGCCAGAAGGTCGAGACCGATCAGGTCGCCACGGCCATGCACGAAATGACCGCCACGGTGCAGGAAGTGGCCCGCAACGCCGAAGAAGCCTCCGAAGCCGCCCTCGCCGCCGACCAGCAGGCTCGCGAAGGTGAGCGAGTGGTCGGCGAAGCCATCGCCCAGATCGAGCGCCTGGCCAACGAGGTCGGCAACTCCACCGCCGCCATGGGTGACCTGAAGCGCGAGAGCGACAAAATCGGCAGCGTGCTGGACGTGATCAAGTCTGTCGCCCAGCAGACCAACCTGCTGGCCCTCAACGCCGCCATCGAAGCCGCTCGCGCCGGTGAAGCCGGGCGTGGGTTCGCCGTGGTGGCAGATGAGGTCCGCAGCCTGGCCCAGCGCACCCAGAAGTCTACCGAGGAAATCGAGGAGCTGATCGTTGGCCTGCAAAACGGCACCGAACAGGTCGCGACCATCATGGACAACAGTCGTGGCCTGACCGACAGCAGCGTCGAACTCACCCGCCGGGCCGGCGATTCCCTGGAAAACATCACCCGCACGGTCTCGGCCATCCAGTCGATGAACCAGCAGATCGCCGCCGCTGCCGAACAGCAGAGCGCCACGGCCGAGGAAATCAACCGCAGCGTATTGAACGTGCGCGACGTCTCCGAACAAACCTCCGCCGCCAGCGAAGAAACCGCCAGCTCCAGTGCCGAGCTGGCGCGACTTGGCATTCATTTGCAGACGCTGGTGGGACGGTTCAAGGTCTAG
- a CDS encoding 16S rRNA (uracil(1498)-N(3))-methyltransferase, with translation MNLLLLEEADFIGPDRVILSDRRLTHMQEVHRSAVGDSLRVGRIGGLMGSAQVLRLEAREAELQVTLDQPPPAKLSLTLVLALPRPKMLRRVFQTIATMGVPRVVLVNSYRVEKSFWQTPFLEPEAIREQLILGLEQARDSVLPEIVIEKRFKPFVEDRLPTIANGTLGLVGHPGDHPPCPRALTEPVTLAIGPEGGWIPYEIDLLGKAGLQPVQLGERILRVETAVTALLARLF, from the coding sequence GTGAACCTGCTGCTGCTCGAAGAGGCCGATTTCATCGGGCCGGACCGGGTCATTCTCAGTGATCGCCGCCTGACCCACATGCAGGAAGTCCACCGCAGTGCCGTCGGTGACAGCCTGCGGGTCGGGCGCATCGGTGGGTTGATGGGCTCCGCCCAGGTGCTGCGCCTGGAAGCTCGTGAAGCCGAACTGCAAGTGACCCTCGACCAGCCACCGCCGGCCAAGCTGTCGTTGACGCTGGTACTGGCCCTGCCGCGTCCGAAGATGCTCCGGCGGGTGTTCCAGACCATTGCCACCATGGGCGTGCCGCGCGTGGTGCTGGTCAACAGCTATCGCGTCGAGAAGAGCTTCTGGCAGACACCCTTCCTCGAGCCCGAGGCCATTCGCGAACAACTGATCCTCGGCCTGGAGCAGGCCCGGGACAGTGTGCTGCCGGAGATCGTCATCGAAAAACGCTTCAAGCCCTTCGTTGAAGATCGCCTGCCGACCATCGCCAATGGCACCCTGGGCCTGGTTGGCCATCCTGGCGACCACCCGCCCTGCCCGCGGGCACTGACGGAACCGGTCACGCTGGCGATTGGCCCCGAAGGCGGTTGGATTCCTTACGAAATCGACCTGCTGGGCAAGGCTGGCTTGCAGCCGGTGCAGCTTGGCGAACGGATCCTGCGGGTCGAGACCGCCGTTACGGCATTGCTCGCAAGACTGTTCTGA
- the tatC gene encoding twin-arginine translocase subunit TatC, whose translation MSNIPENDQPMPLVSHLTELRTRLLRCVAAIFIIFAGLFAFTQQIYTFVSTPLRQYLPAGATMIATDVSSPFLTPLKLTMMVSLFLAIPVILHQIWGFIAPGLYKHEKRIAVPLLVSSILLFYTGMAFAYFLVFPLIFKFFAAATPAGVEMMTDITSYLDFVMTLFFAFGVAFEIPVAVVLLVWIGVVDVAYLKKIRPYVIIGCFVVGMILTPPDIFSQTLLAVPMWLLFEIGVLFGGLVRKRSEQPEEQADKQPVDDHNDQPPATQA comes from the coding sequence ATGAGCAATATCCCAGAGAACGATCAGCCGATGCCGCTGGTATCGCACCTCACCGAGTTGCGCACCCGCCTGCTGCGTTGCGTGGCGGCAATCTTCATCATCTTCGCCGGGCTGTTCGCCTTCACCCAGCAGATCTACACCTTCGTCTCCACGCCCCTGCGACAGTATCTGCCGGCTGGCGCGACCATGATCGCCACCGACGTGTCGTCGCCGTTCCTGACACCGTTGAAGCTGACGATGATGGTCTCGCTGTTCCTCGCGATCCCGGTGATCCTGCATCAGATCTGGGGCTTCATCGCCCCGGGCCTGTACAAGCATGAGAAACGCATCGCCGTGCCACTGCTGGTCTCCAGCATCCTGTTGTTCTACACCGGCATGGCCTTCGCCTATTTCCTGGTGTTCCCGCTGATCTTCAAGTTCTTCGCCGCCGCCACCCCGGCCGGCGTGGAGATGATGACCGACATCACCAGTTACCTGGATTTCGTCATGACGCTGTTCTTCGCCTTCGGCGTGGCGTTCGAAATTCCCGTGGCAGTGGTGTTGCTGGTGTGGATCGGCGTGGTCGACGTTGCGTACCTGAAGAAGATCCGTCCATATGTGATCATCGGCTGTTTCGTGGTCGGCATGATCCTCACCCCGCCGGACATCTTCTCCCAGACCCTGCTGGCGGTACCGATGTGGTTGCTGTTCGAGATCGGTGTGCTGTTCGGCGGCCTGGTGCGCAAGCGCAGTGAGCAGCCGGAGGAGCAGGCGGACAAGCAACCTGTCGACGACCACAACGACCAGCCGCCAGCGACCCAAGCGTGA
- the tatB gene encoding Sec-independent protein translocase protein TatB translates to MFGISFTELLLVGLVALLVLGPERLPGAARTAGLWIGRLKRSFNAIKQEVEREIGADEIRRQLHNEHILSLEQEARKILAPTQQEPTPVQPTAEQATAPQVPVDEPVAVPVAPVKPTETAPTAPTPAPNDPTQPPRAS, encoded by the coding sequence ATGTTTGGGATCAGCTTCACTGAACTGCTGCTCGTCGGCCTCGTCGCCCTGCTGGTACTGGGCCCCGAGCGCCTGCCGGGTGCTGCGCGCACCGCCGGTCTCTGGATCGGACGCCTGAAGCGCAGCTTCAATGCGATCAAACAGGAAGTTGAACGTGAAATCGGTGCCGACGAGATCCGTCGGCAACTTCACAACGAGCACATCCTGTCCCTGGAGCAGGAAGCGCGCAAGATCCTTGCCCCGACCCAGCAGGAGCCGACGCCGGTCCAGCCCACGGCCGAACAGGCAACGGCGCCCCAGGTACCGGTAGACGAACCCGTAGCGGTGCCGGTTGCGCCAGTCAAGCCAACAGAGACAGCCCCAACGGCGCCGACACCGGCCCCCAACGACCCAACACAGCCACCGCGAGCATCATGA
- a CDS encoding twin-arginine translocase TatA/TatE family subunit, translating to MGIFDWKHWIVILVVVVLVFGTKKLKNLGTDVGESIKGFRKAMNDDEKPADPAAAPAQPAQPVPPQAAPPVDAPHTIDVQAQKVEEPTRKDS from the coding sequence ATGGGTATTTTTGACTGGAAACACTGGATCGTCATCCTGGTTGTCGTGGTGCTGGTGTTCGGGACCAAGAAGTTGAAGAACCTGGGTACCGATGTCGGCGAATCGATCAAGGGCTTTCGCAAGGCCATGAACGACGACGAGAAACCGGCCGACCCGGCGGCAGCCCCTGCGCAGCCGGCCCAACCGGTACCGCCTCAAGCAGCACCGCCGGTAGATGCGCCGCACACCATCGATGTGCAGGCACAGAAAGTCGAAGAGCCGACCCGCAAAGACTCGTGA
- a CDS encoding phosphoribosyl-ATP diphosphatase: protein MSDTLTRLAQVLEERKGAAADSSYVASLYHKGLNKILEKVGEESVETIIAAKDAAVSGDCSDVIYETADLWFHSLVMLAQLGQHPQAVLDELDRRFGLSGHVEKASRPSA from the coding sequence ATGAGTGATACCCTGACCCGCCTGGCCCAGGTGCTGGAAGAGCGCAAAGGCGCAGCGGCCGACAGTTCCTATGTCGCGAGCCTGTACCACAAGGGCCTGAACAAGATTCTGGAGAAAGTCGGCGAGGAATCGGTCGAGACCATCATCGCCGCCAAGGACGCCGCTGTCAGCGGTGACTGCAGCGACGTGATCTACGAGACCGCCGATCTGTGGTTCCACAGCCTGGTCATGCTCGCTCAACTGGGGCAGCACCCGCAGGCTGTGCTGGATGAACTGGACCGGCGCTTCGGTCTGTCCGGGCACGTCGAGAAAGCCTCGCGCCCGTCCGCCTGA
- the hisI gene encoding phosphoribosyl-AMP cyclohydrolase encodes MKNWQDEIKWDADGLVPAIAQDHKTGRVLMMAWMNREALALTASENRAIYWSRSRGKLWRKGEESGHVQHLHEMRLDCDGDVIILMVEQVGEIACHTGRQSCFYRVFENGDWKTVDPVLKDPHAIYSGHTHE; translated from the coding sequence ATGAAAAACTGGCAGGACGAAATCAAGTGGGACGCTGACGGTCTGGTGCCGGCCATCGCCCAGGATCACAAGACCGGGCGCGTGCTGATGATGGCCTGGATGAACCGCGAAGCCCTGGCCCTGACCGCCAGCGAGAACCGCGCCATCTATTGGTCACGTTCCCGTGGCAAGCTGTGGCGCAAGGGCGAAGAGTCCGGCCACGTGCAGCATCTGCATGAAATGCGCCTGGACTGCGACGGCGACGTCATCATCCTGATGGTCGAACAGGTCGGCGAGATTGCCTGTCACACCGGCCGCCAAAGCTGCTTCTATCGCGTCTTCGAGAACGGCGACTGGAAAACCGTCGATCCGGTGCTCAAGGACCCGCATGCCATTTATTCAGGACATACCCATGAGTGA